The following are encoded together in the Oreochromis niloticus isolate F11D_XX linkage group LG12, O_niloticus_UMD_NMBU, whole genome shotgun sequence genome:
- the LOC100694791 gene encoding uncharacterized protein LOC100694791 — MKKPVLLSAAVLLLVFVWQSAQSNDNTYFKVVVNTPPYSIKNYNTFTAPNGSLFGGLIRLKMSDQGFDFEYKVNDDYGPFLISVNGLAGNSSHYWQLLSGTTPLDVGMGCYIPTANEVITLKYTSTQQDHLKFHSDL; from the exons ATGAAGAAGCCTGTTCTCCTCTCTGCAGCCGTGCTGCTGCTGGTTTTTGTTTGGCAGTCAGCTCAAA GTAACGATAACACTTACTTCAAAGTGGTGGTTAATACGCCACCCTATAGCATTAAGAACTACAACACTTTTACCGCTCCTAATGGAAGCCTCTTCGGTGGACTGATAAGACTGAAAATGTCAGACCAAGGCTTTGA CTTTGAATACAAAGTAAATGATGACTATGGACCATTCCTCATCAGTGTGAATGGCTTGGCAGGAAATTCATCACACTACTGGCAACTGCTGAGTGGTACAACCCCACTTGATGTTG gtaTGGGATGTTACATTCCAACAGCAAATGAAGTCATCACCCTTAAATACACCTCAACACAACAGGATCATCTGAAGTTTCATTCTGACTTATAG